A single genomic interval of Lathyrus oleraceus cultivar Zhongwan6 chromosome 7, CAAS_Psat_ZW6_1.0, whole genome shotgun sequence harbors:
- the LOC127105589 gene encoding probable CCR4-associated factor 1 homolog 9, protein MSMLKEVIIREVWAYNLEYEFNLILQAISEHHLIISMDTEFPGVIHSPSVIHSPKIDYRHLLPSDHYRYLKANVDDLKLIQVGLTLSDSEGNLPDFGTNNSYIWEFNFCDFDVNHDLCNQDSIDMLRRQGINFERNLFHGVDSKLFAELMFSSILVYNDFVTWVTFSSAYDFGYLVKILTGMNLPNLLEDFLKMVEVLFGKSVYDMKYMMKSCNSLYGGLERVATTLDVCRAVGNAHQAASDSLLTWHVFDKMIKTYFKDDEAAKHAGVLFGLEIAA, encoded by the coding sequence ATGAGCATGTTGAAGGAAGTCATTATCCGTGAAGTTTGGGCGTACAATTTAGAGTATGAATtcaatctcatccttcaagctATCTCTGAACATCATCTAATCATTTCAATGGATACTGAATTTCCCGGCGTAATTCATTCCCCAAGCGTAATTCATTCCCCAAAAATTGACTATCGTCATCTTCTACCCTCTGATCACTACCGTTATTTGAAAGCCAATGTCGATGATCTTAAACTCATTCAAGTTGGACTCACACTTTCGGATTCTGAGGGAAACCTTCCTGACTTTGGAACCAATAACAGTTACATCTGGGAGTTTAACTTCTGTGATTTTGACGTCAATCATGATCTCTGTAATCAAGATTCCATTGATATGCTCCGCCGTCAAGGGATTAATTTTGAGCGCAATTTATTTCACGGTGTGGATTCAAAGCTTTTCGCTGAACTAATGTTCTCGTCGATACTTGTTTATAACGATTTTGTTACTTGGGTCACGTTTAGTAGCGCTTATGATTTTGGATATTTGGTGAAGATCCTGACCGGAATGAATTTACCAAACCTGTTAGAGgattttttgaaaatggttgaagTATTGTTTGGAAAAAGTGTTTATGACATGAAATATATGATGAAGTCCTGCAACTCTCTTTATGGTGGTCTCGAGCGGGTAGCTACTACGCTTGATGTGTGTCGGGCAGTTGGAAATGCTCATCAAGCTGCATCGGATAGTTTGTTGACGTGGCATGTATTCGACAAAATGATAAAGACTTATTTTAAGGATGACGAAGCTGCCAAACATGCCGGAGTGTTGTTTGGATTAGAAATTGCAGCTTAG